One Xiphophorus maculatus strain JP 163 A chromosome 15, X_maculatus-5.0-male, whole genome shotgun sequence genomic window, CACAGATTAGATATGATGGTGTTTCTCAAGGCTACAGTACATATGCAGtggggaaaataagtatttgacaCACTGCTGGAACTTTCAGTTCCAAAACGTCCACTTCTGGAAGCGTGTCAAAAACGTATCAAAAACTTCCAAAAGTGGAAGTTTCAGAACTTCCACTTTTGGAAGTAGAAGTTCCAAAAGTGGAAGCGCAGGATAGTTTTAGACCTAAATACTTAACACTTAGACTTACTGATGAGGTGTGTGATAGGTATTTTGTGTacctaaatacaaagaaagaaccacagacaacgtttatgagttttcaaccaagcttctgcaggagaaaacacagcaaaccaCTTCTCCAAGGTGTTTACCATGCGTTCTGACTCCCTGCAGCAGagcctgtctttttattaagcaAGAGAAAAGAAGGGAGTCGAGAGTGAAATGTGGGAGAGTGATAAATCAGAGAATGGCTAttctgaaacaaggaagaacACATAAACTAACACACAGGCCCTTTAAGGAGGATCCCTAGATtagaaagcagctgcagcttcaaggtTTAGGGAAAAAGCAAAGTTTGTCTTTCACATGATTTAACAGATTCTTCCTCcctggggtgtgaatactaaacctttaaatgaaaaacaaactggtaactacttatgtaagaatgataacaaaacataattattctaacagtGTGACCTATCTGGACGCCTCAAGGCCTCAGAAACCTGTCTACTCCATGTTCAGAGTGTCAGAAGGGAACAAAGGAAGACAGCATCAGGTTTCTGTGCTCCTGGGTTCTGGGTCAAACTCCCTGAAAACATGAGATGaactgttgggttttttttttttttttttttagtaaatatcATTGTTCacagcaatttatttatttattttaaattcacattCTATGGTTTCTCTCTATGCGACGCCTGCATTATCTTGTCATTGTTGTAACGTTCTGTTTCACTAACGGTGCTATTTGTTGTCttgttgaactttattttgtgaaattttgaaTGGCTAAGTACAAATGACGGAAGCTTGTTGCTCTAACGTACTTGTCAAGTTGCCTTTTTCTCTGAAGtgtataacaaaaaataaacagcatcaaaatgaaactttattagaCCAATCCCAGTGTTTGAGTAAATGTACTTCCCCTAGACTGAAAACGGTTGGCCTTGAAGCCTTTCTCTACAACAGATAATGCAAATGTGTGGTGTTATCAGGTGTTATGTGATAATATAGTGCAGGACATATTTGCAATATATGTCCTGAACAGTCCTGTTCTTAATAATGTCCtttttaataagattttaaaatgtttttgtttgttttttctttatgcaCCAGTGCATATCTTAGCTCTCCATGCAACAGGATCTTGTTGCAGCATAATCCTGACCCAGTATCTGACACAAGTCCCAGCCTCTCTGGTTCCATCTTCTGTTGTCTCGTCCTGACAGGGGTATCAGGTTTTTCCAGCCTAATGGTTTCAGGCATAGCCACGTCCAGGCTTTCGTTATTTGCTAAACCAGCAAGACCTGTAGGCATAAACCCAGGGCCAAAGGGTTTGgatgttctttttaaatgacttaaaaacaGAGAGCTGTCCAACTTTATTACTCCACAGGAATCCATTACCTTACACTGACATTCTAAAGATGAATATGTCAAGGGGTCCTACAAACtttacatggaaaaaaataaaataaaaattccagACTCAGATCTCCAAAGTTTACTGGCTAAATATGGAACCTGACAATTTCGGAGACAGGAAGAAcgacaagagaagaaaaacacaagaaggaAAACGGGAAACATATTGAGACGGGGACATTAGGGAAGACTGTgggaagaagacaaaaaaaggacaaGGAAGGGCAGCAGTGTGAATAATAGGAAGGATAGAAGAATCGGAACATGATGGAGACAAGGGAGAAACGAAAAGatgtagaaaagaaagaaagaaagaaattaaaggaCAAATGAAAGGAGGGACTCATCATGGAAGGACAAAAGAAGCAAAAGGAAGGATTgaaaaaagaatgaatgagaaacacaagaaagaaagaaagtataGAACAAGTGTCAAGAAAGTGGGAAAGGATTAAACACAAAGTGGAGCTAGAgacatgttttagaaaatggGATAAAGAATAAACTACCATGCTGTGGTTTTTTTCATGTATGTAGAAAAATCAGTTCCATAGTTTTTCTAGTTTACACGTAGGAACCCTTTTTACGAACAATGAAGTTTTATGAAGGTAAGAGTTTTCAAAAGTATCCTGCTGGCTGCAGATTACATTTCCTTCTCATGTTACGTGACCTAGAGCAGGACAACGATTCGCTGAGGAGCAGCTCGCGCTCTCTCCTCGTTGGCTGGATTGTACACGTCAGCAGTCAATAACTTGCATCACCGTTCTGTCATCCTCTTCCTGGTATTAACGTGTTGACACTTCATTCTTAGCTCGGGTAAGTGTGTCCGCGTCGTTTTTTGGAAACTCACAACAAACAGAAGACTTGCctgaagtttgttttctttcctgaaatgttttttccctCCACAGGTTCTTTCTGGGGGCGACTGCTTGGGAAAATGACTCGGTTTTCCAGCGGAAAGACGGCCGTGTTGGAGAAAAAGGTTGTACTCggattttaagagaaaaaaacgtCACGCGGCGTTTTGGGGCTTCCTTTGAAGAGCCGCACCAAGAAACGGAGGCTCGCGGCGCCGCGAGGACTTTTAACGATGCAGTCGCGCGCGAGGAGGTGAACAAAAGCCATATCTGCTGAAGTCCAAAGTTTGCTTTCAGGAAGGAAAAGATGAGGTTTCGGCTGCTCAGGCGGaatctgctcctgctgctgggAGTCATCTTTGTACTTGTGACTCTCTTGTTTTCAACACGTGTGTTGGTAGTTTCTGAAGACGACGCGAGAGCAGGCAGCTCCAGGAACGTGGACGGTAATGGAAATCAGGGAACGAATTCTTGCGAGATATTTAATTTCGGCTCCGTGTCAGAATTGACTCAGTCCGTTTACAGTGCCAATTACAAGCAGTGTGTCCACAATGCAGATCGGTTTCCCGGGGAGCCCCAGCTGGTGCTGGTCGTGCAGGTTCACAACAGGCCTGAATACCTCCGGCTCCTCATCAGGTCACTGGAGAAAGCTGCTGAGGTGCACAGTTTTCTCCTTATCTTCAGCCACGACTATTTTTCACAGGAAATCAACACAATTGTGCAAGGGATAACTTTCTGCAAGGTACTGCAGATTTATTTCCCCTTCAGCACCCAGCTGTATCCCAAAGAGTTTCCTGGGCAGGACCCACGAGACTGTCCCCGAGACATGTCCAAGGACGCGGCTCGGAAAACAGGATGCCTCAACGCGGACCACCCTGATTCCTACGGACACTACAGGGAGGCCTTCGTCACTCAAACCAAACACCACTGGTGGTGGAAGCTGCACTTCGTTTGGGAGCGAGTTCAGGCGATGCAGGGCTACAGCGGCTTTGCCGTCTTCCTCGAGGAAGACAACTACATCTTACCAgactttttccacttttataAATTAATGATTGAGTTTAGGAAGACAAGTTGCCTAGACTGCGACATGCTGGCTTTGGGCAACCACAACGGCGTGATAGATTTCACCAGCATGTCCGATAAGGTGTTGACCTCAGGATGGATGTCGACTAAACACAACATAGGCATGGGCATATCCAGGGAGGTTTACTACAAGCTGATGGGCTGCAGCAATGAGTACTGCACCTACGATGATTACAACTGGGACTGGACTCTGCAGCATCTGTCCGGAGCCTGCATATCGAAGCCCCTTAAGGTGCTGGTTGCGCAGGGCTCCAGGGTTCTACACACCGGAGACTGCGGTCTCCACCAGAAGGACAACTGCAGACCAGAACAGGCCTCACAAAAGGCAGCGGAGAGCCTTCAGAAGGCCAAGGAAGGTCTCTACCCTCCACGCCTGGTCCTCAGTAGGGCGGAGCCAGTGGAGCACAAGGCGCACATGCAGAACGGAGGCTGGGGAGATGTCCGAGACCATGCTCTATGCAACAATTATTCCAAACGTCTATGAGCTCCGCCTTTTCATCGATAGTCTACAAAATGTGCCATCTTGAAGAACTTACCACGTGTGTCTCGGGGATGTAATGGATTTTGGGTTCTTTTTCTCTCAACCACCAAAGTCGTCACCTAATGATTATGGGACAAAGTGCAAATTTGCATGCTGATCGTATCTGaactataattttttatttcgcCAAAGTTCCACAAGTGCCAAAGTCTTTACATTGTGACTGCAAGCTCAGccttttgcttttctgtctgcCTTACAAGCCAAAGCATCCGGAGATGTGATTCAATGTTAGATTAAACAGCATCAAGAGGGTACATTTTATACCGATGGCACTTCCTCTCAAATGAAAACCCTTCgtattctgtttatttgtagGTTTCTAGGGACTCGTTTCAGGAACAATTTCTGCTTGAGTATAGCTGCTTAGGGGAAGTTGTTTAAAAGTGTTTCCAGGTGCTTTTGATGGTACAATTGTAAATGAGGCAAACGTAAAGAGTTGGTTTCAAAAAAGTTTATCTGCCTTCATCAAATTTGATGAATTTTGGGGTTTGTTCATCATGTTGTAGTTCCTTATTTTGTTCACCTAGTACAATATGTGTCGGGTAATGTGAACTGTTTTCTGTACTGGACAATTGGggcatttttgttcttttcctgttGTATTGATCTCGGGTTAGAGAACCAGAAAGTACTTTTTTCTTATGCTCTTATTTACTTTCTGATAGGCCAAAAAGTGACCTTTTGGAACCAGGATTTTGGTTCTGCAAACATCAGGATCACCTGCAATGCTGCTTTTCTATATTTGCACCTTCTATGTTcacagattgatttttttttttttgttaatgagaACAGAATGAACtaaatgagaattttatttaagaaaaaaaaatccttctgtttcactgtttttgttgttgttgtttttttttttttacatgattttgtttttgccttcagTCTGACCAAAAGTGCCTTGTTTGGAGATTACTTCTTAAAATGCGCTGACTATTAAAGAACTAAGTACTTACACCATATTGACAATTTTGggaaacctttttgttttttttccttttgggatatttttttGGTTCTGGTGGTTTATTCGTTCAAATCTAAATGTTGATTTATGGTTACAGTGATTTGGTTGGGGCTTCTTACTTGTTTTGTTGCACCTGATTTGTAGTGAATGTGATTGTGAAGTGAatttctgcttgtgtttttgCCAGCGTCCCAACATTGACGCTGGGAGAGACGGTAATGACAATCCAGGGCacaaataataatttccatTAATTTTGCGTGTGGACTTATTAATGACTCCTCTTTTTGAGTATGAAtcaacctgtttttttttttttttggtcacttttttttctattgatttgttttgatcATCACTTGAAGTAGCTGGACATTATTTGTTTGTCTGATGGGAAAAATACTTGTGAAAACCATGAACTTTTGtaatttcttcaaaaaatgctaataaaaagtTTGTAAAGTGATATGGCatggtatatttttttaaagcacctcaaacaataaaatatcttgGTTCAACTTTAGGCCCTTTTTCATGAAAttttagaaataagaaaatatttttagatagtATTCTACTAGTGAAGTTGAACTGGGTGAAGATAAAACTGCcatttgaggagttttgggtagaacatatttatggacaaaacagtttttatcttaaatataaactgtttaCATGATTTTTACAGTTATGGCTAAATATCCAAATCtgaatatatagttttttttcagtaaaatgccGTTTTTTTGCATCAGTATTCTCCAGCtggtgattaatcaattacttaattagttgacaattatttctataatcgattcatcatgattaatccgactaattgtttcagctctacagctctgcttttttGTGGCAACATGAGAAATCAAGAAAATGGAGGATCGTAGCACAAAAAAtgagtgggggaaaaaatccaaacaagttCCGATTAACGTAGAACGCTGGTGTGAGTTGAACTGTGAGTGTGGTGctgagagaaaaatgttttgttgaaacAATATAGAAACAGCAACTCAATTTTGTGAATTCAAACAATGGCTATTTGTATGATAATGTGGATGgtcaaaatatgcaaaactaGTAATTATGTTGAAATTAATAACCATACAGACTATGgttacatacagtatgtgccTAGC contains:
- the LOC102232240 gene encoding alpha-1,6-mannosyl-glycoprotein 2-beta-N-acetylglucosaminyltransferase-like; this encodes MRFRLLRRNLLLLLGVIFVLVTLLFSTRVLVVSEDDARAGSSRNVDGNGNQGTNSCEIFNFGSVSELTQSVYSANYKQCVHNADRFPGEPQLVLVVQVHNRPEYLRLLIRSLEKAAEVHSFLLIFSHDYFSQEINTIVQGITFCKVLQIYFPFSTQLYPKEFPGQDPRDCPRDMSKDAARKTGCLNADHPDSYGHYREAFVTQTKHHWWWKLHFVWERVQAMQGYSGFAVFLEEDNYILPDFFHFYKLMIEFRKTSCLDCDMLALGNHNGVIDFTSMSDKVLTSGWMSTKHNIGMGISREVYYKLMGCSNEYCTYDDYNWDWTLQHLSGACISKPLKVLVAQGSRVLHTGDCGLHQKDNCRPEQASQKAAESLQKAKEGLYPPRLVLSRAEPVEHKAHMQNGGWGDVRDHALCNNYSKRL